In a genomic window of Chrysemys picta bellii isolate R12L10 chromosome 23, ASM1138683v2, whole genome shotgun sequence:
- the LOC101939192 gene encoding ryncolin-1-like isoform X11, with the protein MPGMPGTNGLPGAKGDPGPQGPPGEKGSPGAMGKAGPKGDKGEASSSASSQQQGARNCKELLEQGEGLSGWYIIHPEPGRTLTVFCDMETDGGGWLVFQRRQDGSVDFYRGWEAYKRGFGNQASEFWLGNDNIHLLTSTGTYQLRIDARDFNESSTFAKYSSFKMLSERENYTLALGSYLAGSMGDSLSGHNNLRFSTHDKDHDTFGGSCAILYKGSWWYGQCHSSNLNGLYLKGEHTSYANGINWSTGKGYHYSYKYVDMKIRPQ; encoded by the exons ATGCCGGGCATGCCGGGGACAAACGGCCTCCCCGGGGCTAAAGGAGATCCAGGCCCTCAAGGGCCCCCAG GCGAGAAGGGCTCCCCTGGGGCAATGGGGAAGGCtggacccaaaggagacaaag gaGAAGCCAGCAGTTCTGCCAGCTCTCAGCAGCAAG GTGCCAGGAACTGCAAGGAGCtactggagcagggagaggggctgagcgGCTGGTACATCATCCACCCCGAACCGGGGAGAACGCTGACCGTCTTCTGTGACATGGAAACGGATGGCGGGGGCTGGCTG GTGTTCCAGCGGCGCCAGGATGGGTCGGTGGATTTCTATCGGGGCTGGGAGGCCTACAAAAGAGGGTTTGGAAACCAAGCATCGGAGTTCTGGCTGGGCAACGACAACATCCACCTTCTCACCAGCACCG GGACCTACCAGCTGCGGATTGATGCCAGGGACTTCAATGAGTCCAGCACGTTTGCCAAGTACAGCAGCTTCAAGATGCTGAGCGAAAGGGAAAACTACACGCTCGCCTTGGGCTCCTACTTGGCTGGCAGCATGG GAGATTCTCTCTCGGGACACAACAATCTGAGGTTCTCCACGCACGACAAAGACCACGACACCTTTGGGGGCAGCTGTGCCATCCTCTACAAAGGCAGCTGGTGGTATGGGCAGTGCCACTCCTCCAACCTCAACGGGCTGTACCTCAAAGGTGAACACACCTCCTATGCCAACGGGATCAACTGGTCCACCGGGAAGGGGTACCACTACTCTTACAAATACGTGGACATGAAAATAAGGCCCCAGTag